A part of Leptospira yasudae genomic DNA contains:
- a CDS encoding 7TM diverse intracellular signaling domain-containing protein has product MFKKLFQIFAVGFLFFSVPAFGIDLVRLDDSSVGSEDSFEYYEDFTNELGFEQIRALADQGKFNSGNISSLGYTNASVWIRLNVENSSAQPIRWIVEYQYPNADLVEYYDVKKGEAPFYRAGDSIPFGVRPIQYRNPAFPSVGLPKTKKSVFLRIKSDSRIQLSLRYYGALGFYQKVIYEQFFFGLFFGAMLVLALYNLLLFASTKERSYFFFAIYIFGFSLFQFVLEGFGFQILWPNWVAWTNACVPFFLLICLTLMCLFVNVYLDLKNRSKISHRIFQYSQAVFLTCAFVSLWIPERFGIWIGLFCTFACVILLFINGIRSIAWNQGNASYFLSAWGILILGSILFLFLHSGWFRNFGLKFWVIEIASLFHVVLMGLGLADRVKVLSKVLSAKIKELGSTKLVAERSEKRFKNLFEESEEFLFTMDTNGRIRNANKAIGRLLGFDPEEVIGWDFLDLIFVPTGGDAAYAKILAKDKIDELLRTGKSSEFAVEFRQKFVLEPRQIRVRLQLLDLGDRKGILGKAYELDEDILSKFIVSESMHFTLNNYLRNADLLSRLLTVNLSSFVGTEIVIAIRTCIREIVINSIEHGNLAISFDEKTEALAEGRYLEFIQKRQKEPFYNYRTVKVSYSLNARRIGFLISDEGEGFDYKKILNLDIEKLNETSLTHGRGIVMTRRVFDIVRFNEKGNRVLLIKYLKKPLRYKREKTSFDV; this is encoded by the coding sequence ATGTTCAAAAAGTTATTTCAAATCTTCGCCGTTGGTTTTCTGTTTTTTTCCGTTCCTGCGTTCGGGATCGATTTGGTTCGTTTGGACGATTCGTCCGTGGGATCGGAGGATTCCTTCGAATACTACGAGGACTTTACGAACGAACTCGGTTTCGAACAGATCCGGGCTTTGGCGGATCAGGGTAAATTCAATTCCGGGAATATTAGCTCTTTAGGATATACGAATGCTTCCGTTTGGATACGGTTGAACGTGGAGAATTCCTCCGCGCAGCCGATCCGATGGATCGTGGAATATCAATATCCGAACGCGGATTTGGTCGAATACTACGACGTAAAAAAAGGGGAAGCCCCGTTTTACAGGGCGGGGGATTCGATTCCGTTCGGGGTTAGACCGATTCAATACCGCAACCCGGCCTTTCCTTCGGTCGGTCTTCCGAAAACCAAGAAGTCCGTTTTTTTACGGATCAAATCCGATTCGAGAATCCAGCTTTCCCTGCGTTACTACGGCGCGCTCGGATTTTATCAAAAGGTGATCTACGAACAATTCTTTTTCGGATTGTTTTTCGGAGCGATGCTCGTTCTGGCGCTTTACAATCTTCTTTTGTTCGCTTCCACAAAAGAAAGAAGTTATTTCTTCTTTGCGATCTACATCTTCGGATTTTCCCTATTTCAATTCGTTTTGGAAGGGTTCGGATTTCAGATTCTCTGGCCGAATTGGGTCGCTTGGACCAATGCTTGCGTTCCGTTTTTTCTTTTGATCTGCCTGACCTTGATGTGTCTGTTCGTGAACGTATATTTGGATTTGAAAAACCGTTCTAAAATCTCTCATCGTATATTCCAATATTCGCAAGCGGTATTCTTGACTTGCGCGTTCGTTTCTCTTTGGATTCCCGAACGTTTCGGAATTTGGATCGGATTGTTTTGCACGTTCGCGTGCGTGATTCTTTTGTTTATCAACGGAATCCGAAGCATCGCTTGGAATCAAGGGAACGCGTCGTATTTTCTTTCCGCCTGGGGAATTCTGATTTTAGGATCGATTCTATTTTTGTTTTTGCACAGCGGTTGGTTCCGCAACTTCGGTTTAAAATTTTGGGTCATCGAGATCGCGTCCCTGTTTCATGTCGTTTTAATGGGGTTGGGTCTTGCGGACCGTGTAAAAGTTTTGTCCAAGGTTTTGTCCGCGAAAATCAAAGAACTCGGTTCCACCAAACTCGTCGCCGAACGATCCGAAAAACGGTTTAAGAATCTCTTCGAAGAATCGGAGGAATTCCTTTTCACGATGGATACGAACGGGAGAATCCGAAACGCGAACAAGGCCATCGGGAGACTTCTCGGTTTCGATCCGGAAGAGGTGATCGGTTGGGATTTTCTAGATCTGATCTTCGTTCCAACCGGCGGGGACGCCGCCTACGCAAAAATTTTGGCGAAGGATAAGATCGACGAACTCTTGCGAACCGGGAAAAGTTCGGAGTTCGCGGTCGAGTTCAGACAGAAATTCGTTTTGGAGCCGAGGCAGATTCGGGTTCGTCTTCAGCTCTTGGATTTGGGCGATCGGAAAGGAATATTAGGAAAGGCTTATGAACTCGACGAGGATATTCTTTCGAAGTTCATCGTAAGCGAATCCATGCACTTTACTCTCAACAACTATCTGCGGAACGCGGATCTGTTAAGCCGACTTTTAACCGTCAATCTTTCCAGTTTCGTCGGAACCGAGATCGTAATCGCGATTCGGACCTGCATCCGGGAGATCGTCATCAATTCGATCGAACACGGAAATCTTGCGATCAGCTTCGACGAAAAAACCGAGGCGCTCGCCGAAGGTCGTTATCTCGAATTCATCCAAAAAAGACAAAAGGAACCGTTCTACAACTATCGAACCGTAAAGGTTTCGTATTCTCTCAACGCCCGCAGGATCGGATTTCTGATCTCGGACGAGGGAGAAGGTTTTGATTATAAGAAAATTCTAAACTTAGATATCGAAAAACTGAACGAAACGAGTTTGACGCACGGACGGGGAATCGTGATGACGAGACGCGTCTTCGATATCGTTCGGTTTAACGAAAAAGGAAACCGGGTTCTTCTGATTAAATATCTGAAAAAACCGCTTCGATACAAACGGGAAAAAACTTCCTTCGACGTTTAG
- a CDS encoding LIC_11366 family protein produces the protein MRATSKIFGISFCVVLFFQLLPAPSSSLNAETELPKTKSHSRKPALEIPPEEESYWELGLRAGVGYKGEDRLNSFLRGFTDTYDPRVASKTKLDPPSNVSQGELFLRRKIAPESQIGFIGGYREWQKFGLKQVSSEPFYTDLTFKLSNPYFLLMYWHEWNYKRWIFQGGLGAGMSQVYWDTKGYATSGRETFRQEGSLTGTGIEFRLEGSVNRRITDSTSLQLGIALSWINIPSLNGTFNGESASFYLREDGRVTPLTESNNQTAILVTNQFSRKLEFQVLTTTLFFGVAQKF, from the coding sequence ATGCGCGCTACCAGCAAAATTTTCGGGATCTCATTCTGTGTTGTACTTTTTTTCCAGCTTCTCCCCGCCCCTTCTTCCTCTTTGAACGCCGAAACGGAGCTTCCGAAAACGAAGTCTCATTCCCGCAAACCCGCGCTCGAAATTCCTCCCGAAGAGGAATCGTATTGGGAACTCGGACTCCGCGCCGGAGTCGGATACAAGGGAGAAGACAGGCTCAATTCTTTTCTGCGGGGATTTACGGATACGTACGATCCGAGGGTCGCTTCCAAAACCAAGCTCGACCCGCCGTCGAACGTTTCTCAGGGAGAATTGTTTTTGCGTAGAAAGATCGCGCCCGAGAGTCAAATCGGTTTCATCGGAGGTTATCGCGAATGGCAGAAGTTCGGATTGAAACAGGTTTCGTCCGAACCGTTTTACACCGATCTGACCTTTAAACTTTCCAATCCGTACTTTCTTCTGATGTATTGGCACGAATGGAATTACAAACGATGGATCTTTCAAGGCGGACTCGGAGCCGGAATGTCGCAAGTATATTGGGACACGAAAGGATACGCGACTTCGGGAAGAGAAACCTTTCGACAAGAAGGCTCTTTGACCGGAACCGGAATCGAATTTCGTTTGGAAGGTTCGGTCAATCGAAGAATCACCGATTCCACGAGCCTTCAACTGGGGATCGCGCTTTCCTGGATCAACATTCCTTCCTTAAACGGAACGTTCAATGGAGAATCAGCCAGCTTTTATTTGAGGGAAGACGGACGGGTCACTCCTCTGACAGAATCGAACAATCAAACCGCGATCTTGGTTACGAATCAATTTTCACGCAAACTGGAGTTCCAAGTCTTGACTACGACCTTGTTTTTCGGAGTCGCACAGAAGTTCTAA
- the asd gene encoding archaetidylserine decarboxylase (Phosphatidylserine decarboxylase is synthesized as a single chain precursor. Generation of the pyruvoyl active site from a Ser is coupled to cleavage of a Gly-Ser bond between the larger (beta) and smaller (alpha chains). It is an integral membrane protein.) — MLQFQFFQFFDWDLLKPYFYFLSFIGIYLTLRLRFPQIRFLFLAVKIFSGNMDYKGSRGRLVHSQAFFSGTASSLVPGAVIGSALALMIGGPGVLFWIWISSFFIMPLRFVSSTLAIRFRTKTASGRYLSGPMYFIESALKARWLAVSFAIAGLLTVLVMGGAVPMLYVTHIANRAFEVSGMTVPFLLSVILVFIVLGGVRRVGKVSAYLAPIAILLFFSGYFFLFKNSLMNFKDFLWLSFQDAFQPLTAIAGGSFVLARTFSTASGIFFVSTETGIGKSAGLSGVVRTDYPAKQGLVSMLATFFEGFVVSTLVIYALSSYGAFKMEEQLLFVNALFQGHTNPINMAFFGSFLLLGVVSITGWFYTGEQNALYVFGEKFANFFRMLFLVTILLAAYLYVKNGEQIVFEAFGLGYSLSIITAVPVLISLVLLEKIARTELKRFLTESGARYEVLKDFYLLVLSLVPKNLLSRLFGLLASSRLPRFVMIPVLKAFARAYKINLDEAELEIQEYNSLNAFFTRALKAEARIIDSADNEMVSPVDARVTGYGDINQRIIIQAKGVDYNLKELLGGGLSKYIDDFTNGKYITFYLSPQDYHRIHSPAYGKILGYYYEPGKLFPVNELAVFGIRGLFPKNERLITYLQTEYGKVAVIKVGASNVGRIRVTYDNKIVTNTLIRTARNVEYKDVSIMIDKGAELGRFEMGSTVILLMEKDTFQFETLSVNEKITYGTPIGKFLAKKCKLPK; from the coding sequence ATGTTGCAATTTCAGTTTTTTCAGTTCTTTGATTGGGATTTACTCAAACCGTATTTCTACTTCCTGAGTTTTATCGGAATCTATCTGACACTCAGACTCCGGTTCCCCCAGATTCGGTTCCTCTTTCTCGCCGTAAAAATTTTTTCGGGCAACATGGACTACAAAGGTTCGCGGGGAAGGCTCGTTCACTCGCAGGCTTTCTTTTCCGGAACAGCGTCCTCACTCGTTCCGGGGGCGGTGATCGGTTCGGCCCTCGCTCTGATGATCGGCGGTCCGGGGGTTCTCTTCTGGATTTGGATTTCTTCCTTTTTTATCATGCCTCTCCGATTCGTTTCTTCGACTCTTGCGATCCGATTTAGAACCAAGACCGCTTCGGGAAGATATCTTTCCGGCCCGATGTATTTTATCGAAAGCGCTCTCAAAGCGAGATGGCTCGCGGTGAGTTTTGCGATCGCCGGACTTTTGACCGTTCTCGTTATGGGCGGCGCGGTTCCGATGTTGTATGTAACCCATATCGCCAATCGTGCGTTCGAAGTCAGCGGAATGACGGTTCCGTTTTTGTTGTCCGTGATTCTCGTATTTATCGTGTTAGGCGGCGTAAGAAGGGTGGGAAAAGTTTCCGCGTATCTCGCTCCGATCGCGATCCTTCTGTTTTTTTCCGGTTACTTCTTTCTATTTAAGAATTCCTTAATGAACTTCAAGGACTTTCTCTGGCTTTCGTTTCAGGATGCGTTTCAGCCGCTGACCGCGATCGCGGGAGGAAGTTTCGTTCTCGCAAGAACCTTCAGTACCGCTTCCGGAATCTTCTTCGTTTCCACCGAAACGGGAATCGGGAAAAGCGCAGGGTTGTCCGGGGTTGTAAGAACGGATTATCCCGCGAAACAAGGACTCGTGAGCATGCTTGCGACTTTCTTCGAAGGATTCGTGGTATCGACTCTCGTGATCTACGCTCTTTCTTCTTACGGAGCGTTTAAGATGGAAGAGCAGCTTCTTTTTGTGAACGCTCTTTTTCAAGGACATACGAATCCGATCAACATGGCGTTCTTCGGCTCGTTTCTGCTTTTGGGAGTCGTATCGATCACGGGTTGGTTTTATACCGGAGAACAAAACGCGCTCTATGTGTTCGGAGAAAAATTCGCGAACTTCTTTCGAATGCTCTTTCTCGTGACGATTCTTTTGGCCGCCTATTTGTATGTGAAGAACGGGGAACAGATCGTGTTCGAAGCGTTCGGTTTGGGATATTCCTTGTCGATCATCACCGCCGTTCCGGTTTTGATTTCTCTCGTTTTGCTTGAGAAGATCGCAAGGACCGAGTTGAAACGTTTTTTAACGGAAAGCGGCGCGCGCTATGAAGTGTTGAAGGACTTTTATCTTCTCGTTCTTTCTCTTGTACCTAAGAATCTTCTTTCCCGTTTGTTCGGATTATTGGCTTCTTCCCGTCTTCCGCGTTTTGTGATGATTCCCGTTCTGAAGGCGTTTGCAAGGGCGTATAAGATCAATCTGGACGAAGCGGAACTTGAAATTCAGGAATACAATTCCCTCAACGCATTCTTTACGAGAGCCTTGAAAGCCGAAGCGAGAATCATCGATTCCGCGGATAATGAAATGGTTTCTCCCGTCGACGCGAGAGTTACCGGATACGGGGATATCAATCAGAGAATCATCATCCAAGCCAAGGGAGTGGATTACAATCTCAAGGAACTTCTGGGCGGGGGATTGTCGAAATACATCGACGACTTTACGAACGGAAAATACATCACGTTCTATCTTTCTCCGCAGGATTATCATAGAATCCATTCACCCGCGTACGGAAAAATCTTAGGGTATTACTACGAGCCCGGAAAATTATTTCCGGTGAACGAACTTGCGGTTTTCGGGATTCGAGGGCTCTTTCCGAAAAACGAACGATTGATTACGTATCTGCAAACCGAATACGGGAAAGTCGCCGTCATCAAAGTCGGAGCGTCGAACGTAGGAAGAATCCGCGTGACCTACGACAATAAGATCGTGACAAACACGCTCATTCGGACCGCGAGAAACGTCGAATATAAGGACGTTTCGATCATGATCGACAAGGGTGCGGAACTCGGACGGTTTGAGATGGGATCGACCGTGATTCTTTTGATGGAAAAAGATACGTTCCAATTCGAGACGCTTTCCGTGAACGAAAAGATCACGTATGGAACTCCGATCGGGAAGTTTTTGGCGAAGAAGTGCAAACTTCCGAAGTGA
- a CDS encoding DUF971 domain-containing protein yields the protein MTQLSLKATTPDQIDFDDNHLKITWKDGVTSTFELLDLRKRCPCVVCKGGHGGKVGTTTGGIQSIKLYSINKVGRYAINPVWSDNHQTGIYSFDGLRMLADGLGGDLTL from the coding sequence ATGACTCAACTCAGCTTAAAAGCAACCACTCCCGATCAGATCGATTTCGACGACAATCATCTGAAGATCACCTGGAAGGACGGAGTTACGTCCACCTTCGAGCTTTTGGATCTCCGCAAACGTTGTCCGTGCGTCGTCTGCAAGGGCGGACACGGAGGAAAAGTGGGAACTACCACCGGCGGAATTCAATCGATCAAACTCTATTCGATCAACAAGGTCGGAAGATATGCGATCAATCCGGTATGGAGCGACAATCATCAAACCGGAATTTATTCCTTCGACGGTTTAAGAATGCTCGCGGACGGATTGGGGGGCGACCTCACTCTTTGA
- the fliN gene encoding flagellar motor switch protein FliN encodes MGEGSLSQEEIDALLAGASDTFDPGAVASAAAQKEVPGMSPVDRDILSDLLASCFQVAGNTLGAVLSRSSAFLNPNVETRSRKDVESELKSGSFLLYSTLSGSVNGRVVLAMSAENAVKIANSMMGGFDSGELDEAQMQTLRDSLTPVMGALISQISTKTGGGVNGSPSETRNVTSPAALVLPDGESIVRVFFNLTIESIPSFRVQFLLSLSTASDLLNLYRRSGSGGGDMGGMGMGGMGGMGMSAGSMSVKSVAFPNLGTASGASSTPNLNLLMDVQMSVTVELGRTKMYIKDILGLGEGSIIELDKLAGEPVDLLVNGKLIAKGEVVVIDENFGVRVTDIVSPTDRIKPEGK; translated from the coding sequence ATGGGCGAAGGTTCCCTTTCACAGGAAGAAATTGACGCATTATTAGCCGGTGCAAGCGATACGTTTGATCCGGGGGCGGTAGCTTCTGCGGCCGCACAAAAAGAAGTTCCGGGAATGTCTCCCGTGGACAGGGACATCCTGTCCGATCTTCTTGCTTCCTGTTTTCAAGTCGCCGGGAACACGTTAGGCGCCGTTCTCTCCCGTTCCTCCGCATTCTTAAATCCGAATGTGGAAACAAGATCGCGTAAGGACGTCGAGTCCGAATTAAAATCAGGTTCTTTTCTTTTATATTCCACGTTATCCGGAAGCGTAAACGGAAGAGTGGTTCTTGCGATGTCCGCCGAAAACGCGGTCAAGATCGCCAATTCTATGATGGGCGGTTTTGATTCGGGAGAATTGGACGAAGCACAGATGCAGACTCTCCGCGATTCTCTGACTCCGGTGATGGGTGCGTTGATTTCCCAGATCAGTACAAAAACCGGAGGAGGCGTCAACGGATCTCCTTCTGAAACGAGAAACGTAACTTCTCCTGCAGCTTTGGTGCTGCCGGACGGGGAAAGTATCGTTCGAGTCTTTTTCAATTTAACGATCGAAAGTATTCCTTCCTTTCGAGTTCAGTTTCTTCTCTCCCTTTCCACTGCGTCCGATCTTTTGAACCTATATCGTCGTTCCGGAAGCGGCGGCGGAGATATGGGTGGAATGGGAATGGGCGGCATGGGTGGAATGGGAATGTCCGCCGGTTCCATGTCCGTCAAGTCGGTCGCGTTTCCAAATTTGGGAACCGCAAGCGGTGCTTCGAGTACGCCGAACTTGAACCTTCTTATGGACGTTCAGATGAGCGTCACCGTGGAACTCGGTCGAACCAAGATGTATATCAAGGACATTCTGGGTTTGGGAGAAGGTTCGATCATCGAGTTGGATAAACTCGCGGGCGAGCCTGTGGATCTGTTGGTCAACGGAAAGCTGATCGCCAAGGGCGAGGTCGTGGTCATCGACGAAAACTTCGGGGTGCGCGTAACGGATATCGTAAGTCCTACCGATCGGATCAAGCCGGAGGGCAAGTGA
- the fliO gene encoding flagellar biosynthetic protein FliO: MKFLESFPANGRKAAFLLSVFLIFSFSFVSLQAQSERELMDEALKKELGQSGQSASSKDEKKNGESSGTEKKSDASANSSSEKTNTGGTSTEPNPVEERYRPSDDGPGIAGTLFRVVFILGLLCAALYYILKYVSKNREGRLPVRGEMNVLSSLMLGPNKQLQIVEVSGRLLVLGVADNGINLITEIEDPEVKHRILQKKESFQPPEGGFLVTVLEQIKDLNSRISGTQEGPPETSEKGGAAREEKRRQARKKLDELKEKTSSLESGLFDLR; this comes from the coding sequence GTGAAATTCTTAGAATCCTTCCCGGCAAACGGAAGGAAGGCCGCGTTCCTACTTTCCGTTTTTCTTATATTCAGCTTTTCTTTTGTTTCTTTGCAGGCCCAGTCCGAGCGCGAGCTTATGGACGAGGCTCTCAAAAAAGAATTAGGACAATCCGGACAATCCGCTTCTTCCAAAGACGAAAAGAAGAATGGCGAGTCTTCCGGAACCGAAAAAAAATCCGACGCTTCGGCGAATTCTTCCTCTGAGAAGACGAATACAGGCGGAACCTCGACGGAACCGAATCCGGTGGAAGAACGGTATCGTCCGAGCGACGACGGGCCGGGAATCGCGGGAACTTTGTTTCGGGTCGTTTTCATTCTGGGACTTCTCTGTGCAGCGCTTTACTATATTCTAAAATACGTATCTAAAAATCGGGAAGGACGTTTGCCGGTCCGCGGCGAGATGAACGTTCTTTCGAGTTTGATGCTCGGACCGAACAAGCAGCTTCAGATCGTGGAAGTTTCCGGAAGACTTTTGGTTCTCGGTGTGGCGGATAACGGAATCAATCTGATCACGGAGATCGAAGATCCGGAAGTGAAGCATCGAATTCTTCAGAAGAAAGAAAGCTTTCAACCGCCCGAAGGCGGATTTTTGGTCACGGTCCTGGAACAGATCAAGGACTTAAACTCTCGGATTTCCGGAACCCAGGAGGGTCCGCCGGAGACGAGCGAAAAGGGCGGGGCGGCTCGGGAAGAGAAACGAAGGCAAGCCCGCAAAAAACTGGACGAACTCAAAGAAAAAACAAGCTCGCTCGAAAGCGGGCTTTTCGATTTGAGATGA
- the fliP gene encoding flagellar type III secretion system pore protein FliP (The bacterial flagellar biogenesis protein FliP forms a type III secretion system (T3SS)-type pore required for flagellar assembly.): MRHKKLIKNITWILLLVTGLSLGSSFFTLEAQSAGTRIPIPNLNINVNEAKSPRETSLSLMVLFLVTILSLAPAIVMSLTSFTKIVIVLDFVRRALSIQNLPPNQVMMGLALFMTFFIMAPTLNTVNERALTPYLEGKIDTNAFFEKGMVPIREFMMRQIGTSGAKDVALFLKIGKVEKVESFDDVPSYVLIPAFMLSEIKKAFWIGIIIFIPFIVIDLVVASALLSMGLMMLPPVMVSLPFKLILFVLVDGWNLIVYELVRSYK, encoded by the coding sequence ATGAGACATAAAAAACTTATAAAGAACATAACATGGATCCTGCTGTTGGTCACGGGTTTGTCCTTGGGTTCTTCTTTTTTCACCTTGGAGGCGCAGTCCGCGGGAACTCGGATTCCGATCCCGAACTTGAACATCAACGTGAACGAGGCGAAGAGTCCGAGAGAGACGAGTTTGTCTCTGATGGTTTTGTTTCTCGTCACGATTCTTTCCTTAGCTCCGGCGATCGTGATGTCTTTGACTTCGTTTACGAAGATCGTGATCGTTCTCGACTTTGTAAGAAGGGCGTTGTCGATTCAGAACCTCCCGCCGAACCAAGTGATGATGGGCCTCGCGTTGTTTATGACGTTCTTTATCATGGCTCCGACCTTGAACACGGTGAACGAACGCGCGTTGACTCCGTATCTCGAAGGTAAGATCGATACGAACGCGTTCTTTGAAAAGGGAATGGTCCCGATCCGTGAATTTATGATGCGTCAGATCGGAACGTCCGGCGCCAAGGACGTCGCCTTATTCTTAAAAATCGGAAAGGTGGAGAAGGTGGAATCCTTCGACGACGTTCCGTCCTACGTTCTGATTCCGGCCTTTATGTTAAGCGAAATCAAAAAGGCGTTTTGGATCGGGATCATCATCTTTATTCCGTTTATCGTGATCGACCTCGTGGTCGCTTCCGCTCTTCTTTCTATGGGTCTTATGATGCTTCCTCCCGTTATGGTGAGTCTTCCGTTCAAGTTGATTCTGTTCGTTCTCGTGGACGGATGGAACCTGATCGTCTACGAATTGGTAAGGAGTTATAAATGA
- the fliQ gene encoding flagellar biosynthesis protein FliQ, translating to MTELDAMTLIRDALYITLKISSPILLTALVVGLIIGILQTTTSIQEPTIAFVPKLVAIFIVIVIFSSWMIQTMTDYTRNLFLMIEKF from the coding sequence ATGACGGAACTCGACGCCATGACCCTGATTCGGGATGCTCTTTACATTACGCTGAAGATTTCTTCTCCGATTCTTTTGACCGCGCTTGTGGTGGGATTGATCATCGGGATTCTGCAGACTACGACTTCGATTCAGGAGCCTACGATCGCGTTCGTTCCGAAGCTCGTGGCGATCTTTATCGTGATCGTGATTTTTTCGTCCTGGATGATCCAGACGATGACGGATTATACGCGCAACTTATTCCTAATGATCGAGAAGTTTTAG
- the fliR gene encoding flagellar biosynthetic protein FliR has product MEYFINHFQVFLLILSRLMGLLSVAPVFSYPSISVPQKMIFSFLVSVILFPVTAGFLPPVPGDMGTYGLVVMAEALIGMLLGFLISLIFAAFQMAGEFFNVQLGFGYAEILDPVTQTSLPVISTLKNLLGMLLFLTLGAYRIMFESLAYSFEKIQVLRFTPEIQNGIYKAMEDAVGAMFLVAFKLSLPVLGIILLVTVSEALMGKAAPQLNILQLSFPIKVTIGLIVMIFITPYLVSQMGAAFDLTFDKVNLMLQEWPK; this is encoded by the coding sequence ATGGAATACTTCATCAATCATTTTCAGGTGTTTCTGCTGATCCTTTCGAGGCTGATGGGATTGTTATCCGTCGCGCCCGTGTTTTCTTATCCTTCGATCAGCGTTCCTCAGAAGATGATTTTCTCCTTCTTGGTTTCCGTGATTCTGTTTCCGGTCACGGCGGGATTTCTTCCTCCGGTTCCGGGTGACATGGGAACCTACGGTCTCGTCGTGATGGCCGAAGCCTTGATCGGAATGCTTCTCGGTTTTTTGATCAGCTTGATCTTTGCGGCCTTTCAGATGGCCGGAGAATTTTTTAACGTTCAGCTCGGTTTCGGTTATGCGGAGATTTTGGATCCGGTGACTCAAACCAGTTTGCCCGTGATCAGCACTCTCAAGAATCTTTTGGGGATGTTGCTCTTTTTAACGTTAGGCGCGTATCGAATCATGTTCGAGAGTCTTGCGTATTCCTTTGAAAAGATTCAAGTGCTGCGTTTCACTCCGGAAATCCAAAACGGAATTTATAAGGCGATGGAAGACGCGGTCGGCGCGATGTTTCTGGTCGCGTTCAAATTGTCTTTGCCGGTTCTCGGAATCATTTTACTCGTTACAGTTTCCGAGGCGCTCATGGGAAAGGCCGCGCCGCAACTCAATATTCTCCAGCTTTCGTTTCCGATCAAAGTGACGATCGGTTTGATCGTGATGATCTTTATCACGCCGTATTTGGTTTCGCAGATGGGTGCGGCGTTCGATCTTACTTTCGACAAGGTCAATCTGATGTTGCAGGAGTGGCCGAAGTGA